Proteins encoded within one genomic window of Ptiloglossa arizonensis isolate GNS036 chromosome 3, iyPtiAriz1_principal, whole genome shotgun sequence:
- the LOC143145031 gene encoding anoctamin-4 isoform X1, whose amino-acid sequence MSARFLIGQGRTNLPRSRKNSHSRRQSLSVNNMHIDEPSPSRSHTNVTVESPPSNIPSAYSTPQKTKSSIDSNSSGLNKSTHVIGNSREMLYETDKNSIQPGSPKTNRKLSRSSVYPSGANLTARDAFGPKLSAPVTPDNTPPLLETPTIPDDVPRNALLHKDSFSDSEVDPETLYFRDCRRRIDMVLVYQEDNNGVMTEIEARRKEQRRVFQQNLLKEGLQLELEPKENSFDGKTYFLKLHIPWKIKVQYAEVMNLKLPTKRFITISVKAWQGNEDAKERPKLWEKWIRWIRWIERIHTWDTQKYAEEPSFYNSIDSGDREEKFVVKDRDTAYTPAQRSLIVMQILLRARYDETHEKAGIRRLLADGTYLDCFPLHEGPYNKPVINGEILDRHLLYLIWARPSQWYKKQPLWLIRRYFGEKVALYFAWLGFYTKCLYPPAIVGLLCFMYGVGSLDGSDNVPSREICDYNVAGNITLCPLCDKACSYQRLGESCIFSKLTYLFDNPATVFFATFMSFWATTFLELWKRRQAVIIWEWDLQNVESDEEPRPEFETTVKTFRINPVTRDREPYLPVWSKALRLCATGSIVFFMICVVLAAVLGTIIYRISLVAVFYAGGGPFLKKHAKIFTSVTAALVNLVIIMVLTRVYHRLARWMVNMENPRTQTEYESSFTFKIFLFEFVNFYSSLIYIAFFKGRFFVHPGDADSRSSEFVRIKTDVCDPAGCLSEVCIQLAIIMVGKQCFNNFVEILSPKLWNWWRKRNHVAATKDQTRPYTCWEKDYQLQDPGRLALFDEYLEMILQYGFVTLFVAAFPLAPLFALLNNIAEIRLDAYKMVKEARRPLAERVEDIGAWYGILRGVTYVAVVSNAFVIAYTSDFIPRSVYAIVYSPTNDLVGYIDSSLSEFNTSDYQDDIKSEMDKKHPETCQYRGYRNGPEHPTDPYGLSPQYWHVFAARLAFVVVFEHIVFALTGIMSYVIPAEPRSLATQLQRERLLAQEAKYEKGLKGKEDEDDILSMLREAGSIGRTGAGGRGSWARRFSKLSDGLDAHIDVGSRTNRNSDGSTVWEVT is encoded by the exons ATGTCAGCACGTTTCCTCATCGGCCAAGGGCGTACGAACCTCCCCAGGTCGAGGAAG AACAGTCACAGCAGACGACAGAGCTTGTCCGTTAATAATATGCACATCGATGAACCCAGTCCAAGCAGATCCCATACGAACGTAACTGTCGAGAGTCCACCATCGAATATACCTTCAGCGTATTCGACGCCACAGAAGACGAAATCCTCGATAGATTCAAATTCGTCGGGTTTGAACAAGAGCACGCACGTGATCGGAAATAGCAGAGAAATGTTGTACGAAACGGACAAAAATTCCATTCAACCTGGATCACCGAAGACCAATAGAAAATTATCCAGATCCAGCGTTTATCCATCTGGAGCGAATTTAACCGCCCGAGATGCTTTTG GTCCAAAACTTTCGGCACCGGTTACGCCAGACAATACTCCTCCATTGTTAGAAACACCGACAATTCCAGATGACGTACCAAGGAATGCGTTGTTGCACAAGGATTCGTTCTCAGATTCGGAAGTAGATCCTGAAACTCTTTACTTTCG GGATTGCCGCAGACGAATCGACATGGTGTTGGTTTATCAAGAGGACAATAACGGTGTGATGACTGAAATAGAAGCCCGTCGAAAAGAACAGAGGCGAGTGTTCCAGCAGAATCTATTGAAAGAGGGTTTGCAGTTGGAGCTGGAAccgaaagaaaattctttcgacGGGAAGACTTATTTCTTGaagttacacataccgtggAAGATCAAAGTTCAGTATGCCGAAGTGATGAACCTGAAACTGCCTACCAAAAGATTCATCACCATTTCTGTCAAGGCTTGG CAAGGTAACGAGGACGCGAAAGAGAGACCGAAGCTTTGGGAAAAGTGGATACGGTGGATAAGGTGGATAGAAAGGATTCATACTTGGGACACGCAAAAATATGCCGAAGAGCCTAGCTTTTACAACAGCATCGATTCCGGGGATCGCGAGGAAAA ATTCGTAGTGAAGGACAGAGATACAGCTTACACGCCCGCTCAAAGATCATTGATCGTAATGCAAATATTATTAAGAGCGAGGTACGACGAGACTCACGAGAAAGCTGGTATTCGTAGACTTTTGGCAGATGGTACTTACCTCGATTGCTTTCCTCTACACGAGGGCCCTTATAATAAACCGGTGATCAATGGAGAAATCCTCGATAGGCATCTATTGTATCTAATATGGGCTAGACCTTCGCAATG GTATAAAAAACAACCACTTTGGTTAATTAGACGATATTTCGGAGAGAAAGTCGCACTTTATTTCGCATGGCTGGGGTTTTACACAAAATGCTTGTATCCACCAGCGATTGTCGGGCTTTTATGCTTCATGTATGGCGTCGGCAGCCTGGATGGATCTGACAACGTACCCAGCAGAGAAATATGCGATTACAATGTAGCGG GAAATATCACGTTATGCCCTCTCTGCGACAAAGCATGTAGCTACCAAAGACTGGGAGAGTCTTGCATTTTTTCGAAACTTACGTATTTATTCGACAATCCTGCCACCGTCTTCTTCGCTACATTTATGTCATTTTGGG CTACAACGTTCCTTGAACTATGGAAACGACGACAGGCTGTGATAATATGGGAGTGGGATCTTCAAAACGTTGAAAGCGACGAAGAGCCTAGACCAGAGTTTGAGACTACGGTAAAAACGTTTCGTATAAATCCTGTGACCAGAGACAGAGAACCTTATTTACCAGTCTGGTCGAAAGCGTTGCGTCTCTGTGCCACGGGTTCCATAGTATTTTTCATG ATATGCGTAGTTCTGGCCGCTGTACTGGGAACCATTATTTATCGCATATCGCTGGTAGCCGTGTTTTACGCTGGTGGCGGTCCATTCTTAAAGAAACACGCGAAGATTTTCACATCCGTGACCGCCGCTCTTGTGAACTTGGTGATCATCATGGTACTCACGCGAGTGTATCATCGGCTAGCGCGGTGGATGGTTAacatggagaatccgagaactCAAACCGAATACGAGTCCAGTTTCACCTTCAAGATATTTCTCTTCGAGTTCGTTAACTTTTATTCGTCCCTGATTTACATTGCCTTCTTTAAG GGGAGATTCTTCGTTCATCCGGGAGATGCTGATTCAAGATCCTCAGAGTTTGTTCGCATAAAAACGGACGTGTGCGATCCTGCAGGTTGCCTATCGGAGGTTTGCATACAGCTCGCTATTATAATGGTGGGCAAACAGTGCTTCAATAATTTCGTGGAAATACTTTCACCGAAATTGTGGAACTGGTGGCGTAAAAGGAATCACGTCGCCGCCACGAAGGATCAAACCAGACCGTACACTTGCTGGGAAAAGGATTACCAGTTGCAAGATCCTGGCAGACTTGCTCTGTTCGACGAGTACCTAGAAATGA TATTGCAATATGGATTTGTGACGTTGTTCGTCGCTGCGTTTCCATTAGCGCCGCTGTTCGCGTTGTTAAATAACATAGCGGAGATACGTTTGGATGCTTATAAAATGGTGAAAGAGGCAAGGAGACCATTAGCGGAGAGGGTGGAAGATATTGGTGCCTGGTACGGTATACTTCGGGGAGTAACTTACGTCGCGGTAGTATCAAAT GCATTTGTCATTGCTTACACGTCGGATTTTATTCCACGAAGTGTCTACGCTATCGTTTATTCACCGACGAATGATCTGGTCGGTTACATCGACAGTTCTCTATCAGAATTCAACACATCGGATTATCAAGATGACATAAAGAGCGAAATGGATAAAAAGCATCCGGAAACATGTCAGTACAGAGGATATAGAAACGGACCGGAGCATCCGACTGATCCATACGGACTCAGCCCACAATATTGGCATGTCTTCGCTGCGCGTTTAGCCTTTGTTGTTGTTTTCGAACACATC GTTTTCGCTCTGACTGGAATAATGAGTTACGTGATACCAGCGGAGCCTCGTTCTCTGGCAACTCAACTGCAACGTGAACGATTACTCGCTCAGGAAGCCAAGTACGAGAAAGGTTTAAAGGGAAAAGAGGACGAAGATGATATTTTGTCGATGCTCAGAGAAGCAGGAAGCATTGGTAGAACTGGAGCAGGTGGCAGAGGTAGTTGGGCGAGACGTTTCAGTAAATTAAGTGATGGTTTGGATGCCCATATCGATGTAGGTTCAAGAACCAACCGAAACAGCGATGGTTCAACCGTATGGGAGGTTACGTAA
- the LOC143145031 gene encoding anoctamin-4 isoform X2: MDNSELQMENESQNSHSRRQSLSVNNMHIDEPSPSRSHTNVTVESPPSNIPSAYSTPQKTKSSIDSNSSGLNKSTHVIGNSREMLYETDKNSIQPGSPKTNRKLSRSSVYPSGANLTARDAFGPKLSAPVTPDNTPPLLETPTIPDDVPRNALLHKDSFSDSEVDPETLYFRDCRRRIDMVLVYQEDNNGVMTEIEARRKEQRRVFQQNLLKEGLQLELEPKENSFDGKTYFLKLHIPWKIKVQYAEVMNLKLPTKRFITISVKAWQGNEDAKERPKLWEKWIRWIRWIERIHTWDTQKYAEEPSFYNSIDSGDREEKFVVKDRDTAYTPAQRSLIVMQILLRARYDETHEKAGIRRLLADGTYLDCFPLHEGPYNKPVINGEILDRHLLYLIWARPSQWYKKQPLWLIRRYFGEKVALYFAWLGFYTKCLYPPAIVGLLCFMYGVGSLDGSDNVPSREICDYNVAGNITLCPLCDKACSYQRLGESCIFSKLTYLFDNPATVFFATFMSFWATTFLELWKRRQAVIIWEWDLQNVESDEEPRPEFETTVKTFRINPVTRDREPYLPVWSKALRLCATGSIVFFMICVVLAAVLGTIIYRISLVAVFYAGGGPFLKKHAKIFTSVTAALVNLVIIMVLTRVYHRLARWMVNMENPRTQTEYESSFTFKIFLFEFVNFYSSLIYIAFFKGRFFVHPGDADSRSSEFVRIKTDVCDPAGCLSEVCIQLAIIMVGKQCFNNFVEILSPKLWNWWRKRNHVAATKDQTRPYTCWEKDYQLQDPGRLALFDEYLEMILQYGFVTLFVAAFPLAPLFALLNNIAEIRLDAYKMVKEARRPLAERVEDIGAWYGILRGVTYVAVVSNAFVIAYTSDFIPRSVYAIVYSPTNDLVGYIDSSLSEFNTSDYQDDIKSEMDKKHPETCQYRGYRNGPEHPTDPYGLSPQYWHVFAARLAFVVVFEHIVFALTGIMSYVIPAEPRSLATQLQRERLLAQEAKYEKGLKGKEDEDDILSMLREAGSIGRTGAGGRGSWARRFSKLSDGLDAHIDVGSRTNRNSDGSTVWEVT, encoded by the exons ATGGATAACAGTGAACTTCAAATGGAAAATGAATCGCAG AACAGTCACAGCAGACGACAGAGCTTGTCCGTTAATAATATGCACATCGATGAACCCAGTCCAAGCAGATCCCATACGAACGTAACTGTCGAGAGTCCACCATCGAATATACCTTCAGCGTATTCGACGCCACAGAAGACGAAATCCTCGATAGATTCAAATTCGTCGGGTTTGAACAAGAGCACGCACGTGATCGGAAATAGCAGAGAAATGTTGTACGAAACGGACAAAAATTCCATTCAACCTGGATCACCGAAGACCAATAGAAAATTATCCAGATCCAGCGTTTATCCATCTGGAGCGAATTTAACCGCCCGAGATGCTTTTG GTCCAAAACTTTCGGCACCGGTTACGCCAGACAATACTCCTCCATTGTTAGAAACACCGACAATTCCAGATGACGTACCAAGGAATGCGTTGTTGCACAAGGATTCGTTCTCAGATTCGGAAGTAGATCCTGAAACTCTTTACTTTCG GGATTGCCGCAGACGAATCGACATGGTGTTGGTTTATCAAGAGGACAATAACGGTGTGATGACTGAAATAGAAGCCCGTCGAAAAGAACAGAGGCGAGTGTTCCAGCAGAATCTATTGAAAGAGGGTTTGCAGTTGGAGCTGGAAccgaaagaaaattctttcgacGGGAAGACTTATTTCTTGaagttacacataccgtggAAGATCAAAGTTCAGTATGCCGAAGTGATGAACCTGAAACTGCCTACCAAAAGATTCATCACCATTTCTGTCAAGGCTTGG CAAGGTAACGAGGACGCGAAAGAGAGACCGAAGCTTTGGGAAAAGTGGATACGGTGGATAAGGTGGATAGAAAGGATTCATACTTGGGACACGCAAAAATATGCCGAAGAGCCTAGCTTTTACAACAGCATCGATTCCGGGGATCGCGAGGAAAA ATTCGTAGTGAAGGACAGAGATACAGCTTACACGCCCGCTCAAAGATCATTGATCGTAATGCAAATATTATTAAGAGCGAGGTACGACGAGACTCACGAGAAAGCTGGTATTCGTAGACTTTTGGCAGATGGTACTTACCTCGATTGCTTTCCTCTACACGAGGGCCCTTATAATAAACCGGTGATCAATGGAGAAATCCTCGATAGGCATCTATTGTATCTAATATGGGCTAGACCTTCGCAATG GTATAAAAAACAACCACTTTGGTTAATTAGACGATATTTCGGAGAGAAAGTCGCACTTTATTTCGCATGGCTGGGGTTTTACACAAAATGCTTGTATCCACCAGCGATTGTCGGGCTTTTATGCTTCATGTATGGCGTCGGCAGCCTGGATGGATCTGACAACGTACCCAGCAGAGAAATATGCGATTACAATGTAGCGG GAAATATCACGTTATGCCCTCTCTGCGACAAAGCATGTAGCTACCAAAGACTGGGAGAGTCTTGCATTTTTTCGAAACTTACGTATTTATTCGACAATCCTGCCACCGTCTTCTTCGCTACATTTATGTCATTTTGGG CTACAACGTTCCTTGAACTATGGAAACGACGACAGGCTGTGATAATATGGGAGTGGGATCTTCAAAACGTTGAAAGCGACGAAGAGCCTAGACCAGAGTTTGAGACTACGGTAAAAACGTTTCGTATAAATCCTGTGACCAGAGACAGAGAACCTTATTTACCAGTCTGGTCGAAAGCGTTGCGTCTCTGTGCCACGGGTTCCATAGTATTTTTCATG ATATGCGTAGTTCTGGCCGCTGTACTGGGAACCATTATTTATCGCATATCGCTGGTAGCCGTGTTTTACGCTGGTGGCGGTCCATTCTTAAAGAAACACGCGAAGATTTTCACATCCGTGACCGCCGCTCTTGTGAACTTGGTGATCATCATGGTACTCACGCGAGTGTATCATCGGCTAGCGCGGTGGATGGTTAacatggagaatccgagaactCAAACCGAATACGAGTCCAGTTTCACCTTCAAGATATTTCTCTTCGAGTTCGTTAACTTTTATTCGTCCCTGATTTACATTGCCTTCTTTAAG GGGAGATTCTTCGTTCATCCGGGAGATGCTGATTCAAGATCCTCAGAGTTTGTTCGCATAAAAACGGACGTGTGCGATCCTGCAGGTTGCCTATCGGAGGTTTGCATACAGCTCGCTATTATAATGGTGGGCAAACAGTGCTTCAATAATTTCGTGGAAATACTTTCACCGAAATTGTGGAACTGGTGGCGTAAAAGGAATCACGTCGCCGCCACGAAGGATCAAACCAGACCGTACACTTGCTGGGAAAAGGATTACCAGTTGCAAGATCCTGGCAGACTTGCTCTGTTCGACGAGTACCTAGAAATGA TATTGCAATATGGATTTGTGACGTTGTTCGTCGCTGCGTTTCCATTAGCGCCGCTGTTCGCGTTGTTAAATAACATAGCGGAGATACGTTTGGATGCTTATAAAATGGTGAAAGAGGCAAGGAGACCATTAGCGGAGAGGGTGGAAGATATTGGTGCCTGGTACGGTATACTTCGGGGAGTAACTTACGTCGCGGTAGTATCAAAT GCATTTGTCATTGCTTACACGTCGGATTTTATTCCACGAAGTGTCTACGCTATCGTTTATTCACCGACGAATGATCTGGTCGGTTACATCGACAGTTCTCTATCAGAATTCAACACATCGGATTATCAAGATGACATAAAGAGCGAAATGGATAAAAAGCATCCGGAAACATGTCAGTACAGAGGATATAGAAACGGACCGGAGCATCCGACTGATCCATACGGACTCAGCCCACAATATTGGCATGTCTTCGCTGCGCGTTTAGCCTTTGTTGTTGTTTTCGAACACATC GTTTTCGCTCTGACTGGAATAATGAGTTACGTGATACCAGCGGAGCCTCGTTCTCTGGCAACTCAACTGCAACGTGAACGATTACTCGCTCAGGAAGCCAAGTACGAGAAAGGTTTAAAGGGAAAAGAGGACGAAGATGATATTTTGTCGATGCTCAGAGAAGCAGGAAGCATTGGTAGAACTGGAGCAGGTGGCAGAGGTAGTTGGGCGAGACGTTTCAGTAAATTAAGTGATGGTTTGGATGCCCATATCGATGTAGGTTCAAGAACCAACCGAAACAGCGATGGTTCAACCGTATGGGAGGTTACGTAA
- the LOC143145031 gene encoding anoctamin-4 isoform X3, with the protein MHIDEPSPSRSHTNVTVESPPSNIPSAYSTPQKTKSSIDSNSSGLNKSTHVIGNSREMLYETDKNSIQPGSPKTNRKLSRSSVYPSGANLTARDAFGPKLSAPVTPDNTPPLLETPTIPDDVPRNALLHKDSFSDSEVDPETLYFRDCRRRIDMVLVYQEDNNGVMTEIEARRKEQRRVFQQNLLKEGLQLELEPKENSFDGKTYFLKLHIPWKIKVQYAEVMNLKLPTKRFITISVKAWQGNEDAKERPKLWEKWIRWIRWIERIHTWDTQKYAEEPSFYNSIDSGDREEKFVVKDRDTAYTPAQRSLIVMQILLRARYDETHEKAGIRRLLADGTYLDCFPLHEGPYNKPVINGEILDRHLLYLIWARPSQWYKKQPLWLIRRYFGEKVALYFAWLGFYTKCLYPPAIVGLLCFMYGVGSLDGSDNVPSREICDYNVAGNITLCPLCDKACSYQRLGESCIFSKLTYLFDNPATVFFATFMSFWATTFLELWKRRQAVIIWEWDLQNVESDEEPRPEFETTVKTFRINPVTRDREPYLPVWSKALRLCATGSIVFFMICVVLAAVLGTIIYRISLVAVFYAGGGPFLKKHAKIFTSVTAALVNLVIIMVLTRVYHRLARWMVNMENPRTQTEYESSFTFKIFLFEFVNFYSSLIYIAFFKGRFFVHPGDADSRSSEFVRIKTDVCDPAGCLSEVCIQLAIIMVGKQCFNNFVEILSPKLWNWWRKRNHVAATKDQTRPYTCWEKDYQLQDPGRLALFDEYLEMILQYGFVTLFVAAFPLAPLFALLNNIAEIRLDAYKMVKEARRPLAERVEDIGAWYGILRGVTYVAVVSNAFVIAYTSDFIPRSVYAIVYSPTNDLVGYIDSSLSEFNTSDYQDDIKSEMDKKHPETCQYRGYRNGPEHPTDPYGLSPQYWHVFAARLAFVVVFEHIVFALTGIMSYVIPAEPRSLATQLQRERLLAQEAKYEKGLKGKEDEDDILSMLREAGSIGRTGAGGRGSWARRFSKLSDGLDAHIDVGSRTNRNSDGSTVWEVT; encoded by the exons ATGCACATCGATGAACCCAGTCCAAGCAGATCCCATACGAACGTAACTGTCGAGAGTCCACCATCGAATATACCTTCAGCGTATTCGACGCCACAGAAGACGAAATCCTCGATAGATTCAAATTCGTCGGGTTTGAACAAGAGCACGCACGTGATCGGAAATAGCAGAGAAATGTTGTACGAAACGGACAAAAATTCCATTCAACCTGGATCACCGAAGACCAATAGAAAATTATCCAGATCCAGCGTTTATCCATCTGGAGCGAATTTAACCGCCCGAGATGCTTTTG GTCCAAAACTTTCGGCACCGGTTACGCCAGACAATACTCCTCCATTGTTAGAAACACCGACAATTCCAGATGACGTACCAAGGAATGCGTTGTTGCACAAGGATTCGTTCTCAGATTCGGAAGTAGATCCTGAAACTCTTTACTTTCG GGATTGCCGCAGACGAATCGACATGGTGTTGGTTTATCAAGAGGACAATAACGGTGTGATGACTGAAATAGAAGCCCGTCGAAAAGAACAGAGGCGAGTGTTCCAGCAGAATCTATTGAAAGAGGGTTTGCAGTTGGAGCTGGAAccgaaagaaaattctttcgacGGGAAGACTTATTTCTTGaagttacacataccgtggAAGATCAAAGTTCAGTATGCCGAAGTGATGAACCTGAAACTGCCTACCAAAAGATTCATCACCATTTCTGTCAAGGCTTGG CAAGGTAACGAGGACGCGAAAGAGAGACCGAAGCTTTGGGAAAAGTGGATACGGTGGATAAGGTGGATAGAAAGGATTCATACTTGGGACACGCAAAAATATGCCGAAGAGCCTAGCTTTTACAACAGCATCGATTCCGGGGATCGCGAGGAAAA ATTCGTAGTGAAGGACAGAGATACAGCTTACACGCCCGCTCAAAGATCATTGATCGTAATGCAAATATTATTAAGAGCGAGGTACGACGAGACTCACGAGAAAGCTGGTATTCGTAGACTTTTGGCAGATGGTACTTACCTCGATTGCTTTCCTCTACACGAGGGCCCTTATAATAAACCGGTGATCAATGGAGAAATCCTCGATAGGCATCTATTGTATCTAATATGGGCTAGACCTTCGCAATG GTATAAAAAACAACCACTTTGGTTAATTAGACGATATTTCGGAGAGAAAGTCGCACTTTATTTCGCATGGCTGGGGTTTTACACAAAATGCTTGTATCCACCAGCGATTGTCGGGCTTTTATGCTTCATGTATGGCGTCGGCAGCCTGGATGGATCTGACAACGTACCCAGCAGAGAAATATGCGATTACAATGTAGCGG GAAATATCACGTTATGCCCTCTCTGCGACAAAGCATGTAGCTACCAAAGACTGGGAGAGTCTTGCATTTTTTCGAAACTTACGTATTTATTCGACAATCCTGCCACCGTCTTCTTCGCTACATTTATGTCATTTTGGG CTACAACGTTCCTTGAACTATGGAAACGACGACAGGCTGTGATAATATGGGAGTGGGATCTTCAAAACGTTGAAAGCGACGAAGAGCCTAGACCAGAGTTTGAGACTACGGTAAAAACGTTTCGTATAAATCCTGTGACCAGAGACAGAGAACCTTATTTACCAGTCTGGTCGAAAGCGTTGCGTCTCTGTGCCACGGGTTCCATAGTATTTTTCATG ATATGCGTAGTTCTGGCCGCTGTACTGGGAACCATTATTTATCGCATATCGCTGGTAGCCGTGTTTTACGCTGGTGGCGGTCCATTCTTAAAGAAACACGCGAAGATTTTCACATCCGTGACCGCCGCTCTTGTGAACTTGGTGATCATCATGGTACTCACGCGAGTGTATCATCGGCTAGCGCGGTGGATGGTTAacatggagaatccgagaactCAAACCGAATACGAGTCCAGTTTCACCTTCAAGATATTTCTCTTCGAGTTCGTTAACTTTTATTCGTCCCTGATTTACATTGCCTTCTTTAAG GGGAGATTCTTCGTTCATCCGGGAGATGCTGATTCAAGATCCTCAGAGTTTGTTCGCATAAAAACGGACGTGTGCGATCCTGCAGGTTGCCTATCGGAGGTTTGCATACAGCTCGCTATTATAATGGTGGGCAAACAGTGCTTCAATAATTTCGTGGAAATACTTTCACCGAAATTGTGGAACTGGTGGCGTAAAAGGAATCACGTCGCCGCCACGAAGGATCAAACCAGACCGTACACTTGCTGGGAAAAGGATTACCAGTTGCAAGATCCTGGCAGACTTGCTCTGTTCGACGAGTACCTAGAAATGA TATTGCAATATGGATTTGTGACGTTGTTCGTCGCTGCGTTTCCATTAGCGCCGCTGTTCGCGTTGTTAAATAACATAGCGGAGATACGTTTGGATGCTTATAAAATGGTGAAAGAGGCAAGGAGACCATTAGCGGAGAGGGTGGAAGATATTGGTGCCTGGTACGGTATACTTCGGGGAGTAACTTACGTCGCGGTAGTATCAAAT GCATTTGTCATTGCTTACACGTCGGATTTTATTCCACGAAGTGTCTACGCTATCGTTTATTCACCGACGAATGATCTGGTCGGTTACATCGACAGTTCTCTATCAGAATTCAACACATCGGATTATCAAGATGACATAAAGAGCGAAATGGATAAAAAGCATCCGGAAACATGTCAGTACAGAGGATATAGAAACGGACCGGAGCATCCGACTGATCCATACGGACTCAGCCCACAATATTGGCATGTCTTCGCTGCGCGTTTAGCCTTTGTTGTTGTTTTCGAACACATC GTTTTCGCTCTGACTGGAATAATGAGTTACGTGATACCAGCGGAGCCTCGTTCTCTGGCAACTCAACTGCAACGTGAACGATTACTCGCTCAGGAAGCCAAGTACGAGAAAGGTTTAAAGGGAAAAGAGGACGAAGATGATATTTTGTCGATGCTCAGAGAAGCAGGAAGCATTGGTAGAACTGGAGCAGGTGGCAGAGGTAGTTGGGCGAGACGTTTCAGTAAATTAAGTGATGGTTTGGATGCCCATATCGATGTAGGTTCAAGAACCAACCGAAACAGCGATGGTTCAACCGTATGGGAGGTTACGTAA